A window of Thiocapsa bogorovii genomic DNA:
GCGCGCCATACCACCGTAGGTATCGACGATGATCTTGCGCCCGGTCAGGCCGCAGTCGCCGACCGGGCCGCCGATGATGAACTGGCCCGTCGGGTTGATATGGTACTTGGTGTCGCCGGTCATCCAACCGGTGCCGCCGAGGACGGGCTTGATGATCTCTTCCATCACCGCCTCGTGCAGCACGCCTTGACTGACATCCGGGCTGTGCTGGGTGGAGAGCACCACGGCCTCCACTGCAGCCGGCTTGCCGTCGACATAACGGAAGGTGACCTGCGACTTGGCATCCGGGCGGAGCCACGGCAAGGTGCCGTTCTTGCGAACCTCGGCCTGGCGCTTGACCAGACGATGCGCGTAGTCGATCGCCGCGGGCATCAGTTGATCGGTCTCGTTGGTCGCATAGCCAAACATCATGCCCTGGTCGCCGGCCCCCCGGGACTCCTCGTCCTCGCGATCGACACCCTGGGCGATATCCTTGGACTGCTCGCCGAGCGCGACCAGAACGCCGCAGGTCTGACCGTCGAAACCGACCTCGGACCCGTCGTAGCCGATATCGGTCACGACCTTGCGAACGATGCTCTCGTAGTCGATCTTGAGGTTGCCGTCGGTGAGCGTGATCTCCCCCGCCAGCACCACGAAACCGGTCTTGACCAGGGTCTCGCAGGCAACACGCGCCTTGGCGTGGTTCGGATCGCGGCGAAAGATCTCGTCGAGCACGGCATCCGAGATCTGGTCCGCCATCTTGTCCGGATGTCCTTCGGAGACGGATTCGGAGGTGAAGATATAGTCCTTGCTCATAGTGTCGATGGCCTTCTTTTTGTCCCGATGAGGTGCGTGTCTGGGTGCGCTATGATAGCGAGTCGACGCAAAACCGCAAAACCGTCCGGCGGTTGCGAATGCCGGTCGTTGCCGCGCATCGGCGCGGGGATTTAGAAATCACCGTCCTTTCGGTAACATACTGATACGTCGGAACAGACCTGGGCTTCCCGGCAGCCCTGGCTTTCACTCGGAGACCTTCGATGGCTTCGCTCGAAACCCCCGTTTGCGACTTCGGGCGCCCCGCGCCGGATTTCGCCCTCCCCGGCACCGACGGCAAGGTCTGGACCCGCGACGCTTGTGCCGGAGAGCGCGGCTTGCTCGTCATGTTCATCTGCAACCACTGCCCCTACGTCAAAGCGGTTCGGGAGCGCATCGTCAAAGATGCTCGCGAGCTGATCGACATCGGAATCGGCTGTGTTGCGGTCATGTCCAACGATCCGCACGACTACCCGGAAGACTCCTTCGAGAACATGCAACGGGTCGCCGAAGCGTTTCGCTTCCCGTTTCCCTACCTGCTCGACGAGACCCAAGCCGTCGCGAAGGCTTACGGGGCAATCTGCACGCCGGACTTCTTCGGATACAACGCGGCGCTCGAGCTCCAGTACCGAGGGCGTCTCGATGCCAGTCGCAAGGAGACGGCGCCGGAGGATGCGCCACGCGATCTTTTCGAAGCCATGCAGCAGGTTGCGCGAACAGGAAACGGCCCTGAACGACAGATCCCGAGCATCGGCTGTTCCATCAAATGGAAGTCGGCGTAGCCGTCGTGCAGGTCGCGGGATCTTCGATCCGCACGAAATAACTGGTCATTTTCTCGCGCAATTCTTAATATTAGGATCTGATAACTTCCTTTTTGACGGTATAAGTTTGTTTTGATTTTCGGGTCGACGCTCTTCGTCCACAATGACGCACCTTCGCAAGGGTTTCGAAACCGGCCAATTCGTTCGCGCAAGCAAGACCTCGCCGAGCGCAGCGGCAATCGCTTCGGCCGCTAGCCCTGCACACAGCATTCCGCCGTCGTGCCATATCCCGACATGCGCCCGCCGCGACGCGGCCGGCGGTCGCGACTCGCGGCACGCTTGACCGACTGACCATTGCTTCTGAACTTAGGAGGGACTGATGTCCTCACGTAAAGATCTTGCCAATGCCGTACGAGCACTCGCGATGGACGCGGTCCAAAAAGCCAATTCGGGTCATCCGGGCGCGCCGATGGGCATGGCCGACATCGCCGAGGTGCTCTGGAACGACTTCATGTCGCACAACCCGGAAAACCCGGCCTGGCCCGACCGAGACCGATTCGTTCTCTCGAACGGTCACGGCTCGATGCTGATCTATGCTCTGCTGCACTTGACAGGATATGAGCTCGGGATCGAGGACCTCAAGCAGTTCCGCCAACTTCACTCCAAGACACCCGGGCATCCCGAGTACGGTTACGCC
This region includes:
- the metK gene encoding methionine adenosyltransferase, which encodes MSKDYIFTSESVSEGHPDKMADQISDAVLDEIFRRDPNHAKARVACETLVKTGFVVLAGEITLTDGNLKIDYESIVRKVVTDIGYDGSEVGFDGQTCGVLVALGEQSKDIAQGVDREDEESRGAGDQGMMFGYATNETDQLMPAAIDYAHRLVKRQAEVRKNGTLPWLRPDAKSQVTFRYVDGKPAAVEAVVLSTQHSPDVSQGVLHEAVMEEIIKPVLGGTGWMTGDTKYHINPTGQFIIGGPVGDCGLTGRKIIVDTYGGMARHGGGAFSGKDPSKVDRSAAYAGRYVAKNIVAAGLAEKCEVQVSYAIGVAEPTSLSIDTFGTASISEHRIIELIRAHFDLRPYGITRMLDLTNRDLIKYRDTAAYGHFGRSEPGFTWERTDKAEMLREAAGI
- a CDS encoding thioredoxin family protein yields the protein MASLETPVCDFGRPAPDFALPGTDGKVWTRDACAGERGLLVMFICNHCPYVKAVRERIVKDARELIDIGIGCVAVMSNDPHDYPEDSFENMQRVAEAFRFPFPYLLDETQAVAKAYGAICTPDFFGYNAALELQYRGRLDASRKETAPEDAPRDLFEAMQQVARTGNGPERQIPSIGCSIKWKSA